In Aspergillus nidulans FGSC A4 chromosome II, the genomic stretch TAGAGACTCTGGAGGCGCAGCTTGCTGCTCTGACAGAGAGGCAGACAAGGAGTGCTAGCGTCTCGAGATCTGAGGAGCATCGTCAGTATCCAGATGATACCAGATCTTCAGGCGAAGGGCTGAGGCCCAGCAcaggttcaggttcaggctccGGCTCGAACGCAAGCATAAGCACAATCACAGACTCACCCGAAACCCAGGGTGCAGTCATgcatttcttcatccagggACCGGGTCGGTACGAAGATAAAGTCGAGGGGAACTATCTAGGCCCATCATCTGGCCTTGCAATCGCCGAGAATATCAGTCGTATAGTCCAGGACGCCGTGTGGAAGTCCATCCCCGTGAATGAGACGCACGAGTTTCAGGCGCCCTGTGAGAATGAGACCACCGGCCCAGCCTCAGCACCGGACGACGCAATGGGAGCGCGTATCCTTGAGGCGTATTTCAAGAGTATGCAGATGCGTTTACCATTCCTGTGCCGAGCCGAGATTTACGAGTTGCACGCTAGACGCTATGAGCCAGTTGGCCCGAGTACAGCAGAGCAATTTGCCCGATTCAAGATCTTTATGGTCTACGCGATTGGCGCGGCCATACTCAGGATGACAGAGATGTATGACTCGACGCCACCTAGGAATTACTTTGTTACGGCCATGCAGTATCAGCCTGCTATCCAGGGATCGCTCTCCATCTCGAGCATCGAAGCTCTAATGCTCCTCGCCATGTACAATCTGCAGTCATCCGCTAGCTCGAGCGTGTGGTACATGATGGGTCTGGCGACACGAATATGCGTCGATTTCGGACTGCACAGGGAGGTCCAGTATCGGCGGCTCAGTCCGTACGAGGCACAGCGACGCCGGAGGCTCTTCTGGAGTGTATACCTGAATGAGCGCTCCGTCGCGTGGTCGTTAGGTCGACCGTTCAGCattggcgatgaggagatcGACGCAGAGCCCCcggctgatattgacgattCGCTACCAGAAAGTGCAGACGAAGATTCATTCCGAACACCCAGAGACCGGGGCGAGCTGTGGACGGGCCCGAATATCCGGTGTTTCATTGCGTGCATCAAGCTATCCCGGATATCATCGAAAATTAGGTCGACGGTATACCGGTTGGATAGAGACCTACCGTCTCTTTTACATAAGGTGTATCCTTTGTTGGCGAGGTTAGACGAATACCAAAAGTCCTTGCCATATCTATCTGCATACGAGAACGACTTCATCCAAATGCACTGGAACAATGCGACGCGGACTCTTCTGCATCCATTTCTGAGTATCCTGCCGCCAGACGACGAATTGGCCCGGCGCTGCTTGTACTCGTCCGGGCAAATGTGCCAGTATTTCAAGAGACTACGGCAGAGAGACTCAACCTGGTACTCGTTTTTGCTCATCAACACGCTATTCATGGCGGGATTGACTATCTGGTACACCTCCTTTACCACCATTTCCCCATAAAATGAGTTCCCAGCTGATGATCGCAGTCTGTGCCTCTTCCGCTCCCCCCGGTTATGGACGATCAGTGTCTCCAATGACCTGCGCGCCTGCTCATCCGCACTCTTCGTGATGGCCGAACGACACCCCAGCGTCCGGAAATATCGCGATGCCCTGGAAACAGCCATTAACCGTGTCATGGACTACGTGAGTGATGCACAGATACAGAGCCAGACACATACCACGGGCAGCATGTCGTATACTCTTGATCGTGCGCTTACGGACCCTCCAACACCAGGGTTCTATATCCCCTCTCCGCAGGCAAGTAGGGCTAGTGCGCCTGGATTGGGCGTTGAAGAAACCTCAGAGACGATACCAATCCCTCTATCAGACGGACGGGCAACTACGTTCTCAGGGTTATTTACAGAGGATTTTTGGGCGGGCGATGCGTTTAGTTTGCATATGGGGGAGACCTTCGGATTGCGAACATAGCGCCTTCTACTCGTCTCTTAGTGACTGAATAAATCCATTTGTAAACTGCTATGCAGGTACGGCATATACTAGTGCTATAGCATCACAAATGCACCGGCGACAGCTGGTCCTCAATCCCCAGGTCCTCCCGCCGTGATTTACTTTCCGGGTCGAAGTAGGGCACCTCGCCGATGCCCACG encodes the following:
- a CDS encoding uncharacterized protein (transcript_id=CADANIAT00005175), which gives rise to MEERIRKRIPKSCRRCHRRKQRCVGAPVCANCELAGQPCVRSDSVPSWHHGMSKGALAQRIETLEAQLAALTERQTRSASVSRSEEHRQYPDDTRSSGEGLRPSTGSGSGSGSNASISTITDSPETQGAVMHFFIQGPGRYEDKVEGNYLGPSSGLAIAENISRIVQDAVWKSIPVNETHEFQAPCENETTGPASAPDDAMGARILEAYFKSMQMRLPFLCRAEIYELHARRYEPVGPSTAEQFARFKIFMVYAIGAAILRMTEMYDSTPPRNYFVTAMQYQPAIQGSLSISSIEALMLLAMYNLQSSASSSVWYMMGLATRICVDFGLHREVQYRRLSPYEAQRRRRLFWSVYLNERSVAWSLGRPFSIGDEEIDAEPPADIDDSLPESADEDSFRTPRDRGELWTGPNIRCFIACIKLSRISSKIRSTVYRLDRDLPSLLHKVYPLLARLDEYQKSLPYLSAYENDFIQMHWNNATRTLLHPFLSILPPDDELARRCLYSSGQMCQYFKRLRQRDSTWYSFLLINTLFMAGLTICLCLFRSPRLWTISVSNDLRACSSALFVMAERHPSVRKYRDALETAINRVMDYVSDAQIQSQTHTTGSMSYTLDRALTDPPTPGFYIPSPQASRASAPGLGVEETSETIPIPLSDGRATTFSGLFTEDFWAGDAFSLHMGETFGLRT